One part of the Paraglaciecola sp. L3A3 genome encodes these proteins:
- the rplQ gene encoding 50S ribosomal protein L17 codes for MRHRKSGRQLNRNSSHRQAMFKNMAGSLVKHELIKTTLPKAKELRRVLEPLITLAKQDSVANRRLAMARTGDKEVVGKLFNELGPRYEERPGGYIRILKCGFRTGDKAPMAYVELVDRPEVEAVEEIEEATAE; via the coding sequence ATGCGCCATCGTAAAAGTGGTCGTCAGTTAAATCGTAACAGCAGTCATCGTCAAGCGATGTTTAAAAACATGGCTGGTTCTTTGGTAAAACATGAGTTGATTAAAACAACTCTACCAAAGGCGAAAGAATTGCGTCGCGTACTTGAACCTCTTATTACACTTGCTAAGCAAGACAGTGTAGCTAATCGCCGTTTGGCAATGGCTCGCACGGGTGATAAAGAAGTTGTTGGTAAATTGTTCAACGAATTAGGTCCTCGCTATGAAGAGCGTCCTGGTGGATATATTCGCATTTTAAAATGTGGATTCCGTACCGGTGATAAAGCTCCAATGGCTTACGTTGAATTAGTTGACCGCCCTGAAGTTGAAGCAGTCGAAGAGATTGAAGAAGCTACAGCGGAATAA
- the rpsM gene encoding 30S ribosomal protein S13 — protein MARIAGINIPEHKHTVIALSAIYGVGSTRAKSICVAAGVAETTKIKDLNEEQIDKLRDEVAKFTVEGDLRREVSMSIKRLMDLGCFRGIRHRRSLPLRGQRTKTNARTRKGPRKAIKR, from the coding sequence ATGGCCCGTATCGCTGGCATTAACATCCCTGAGCACAAACATACAGTAATTGCACTATCAGCAATTTACGGTGTTGGCTCTACACGTGCGAAAAGCATCTGTGTAGCAGCTGGTGTTGCAGAGACAACTAAGATCAAAGATCTTAATGAAGAACAGATTGATAAGTTACGTGATGAAGTAGCTAAATTCACAGTTGAAGGTGATCTTCGACGTGAAGTGTCAATGAGTATTAAACGTTTGATGGACTTAGGTTGCTTCCGTGGTATTCGCCACCGTCGTAGTCTTCCTCTACGTGGTCAGCGCACTAAGACTAATGCGCGCACCCGTAAGGGTCCTCGCAAAGCAATAAAACGATAA
- the rpoA gene encoding DNA-directed RNA polymerase subunit alpha, with protein sequence MSGSVTEFLKPRLVEIDNVSSTRAKVTLEPLERGFGHTLGNALRRILLSSMPGCAVTEVEIDGVLHEYSTKEGVQEDVIEILLNLKGLAVCLEGKTEATLTLVKSGAGPVLAGDIQHDGDVEIVNPEHLICTLTGEADISMRIKVEMGRGYVPASTRRSSEEDDRPIGRLLVDASYSPVDRISYNVESARVEQRTDLDKLIIDMETNGTIDPEEAIRRSATILAEQLDAFVELRDISEPVEKEEKPEFDPILLRPVDDLELTVRSANCLKAEAIQYIGDLVQRTEVELLKTPNLGKKSLTEIKDVLASRGLSLGMRLENWPPESIAEKD encoded by the coding sequence ATGTCGGGTTCTGTAACTGAATTCTTAAAACCAAGATTAGTTGAAATTGATAACGTCTCGTCAACTCGCGCTAAGGTCACACTTGAACCTTTGGAACGCGGATTTGGCCATACGCTAGGTAACGCGTTACGTCGCATTCTATTGTCTTCAATGCCTGGATGTGCTGTAACTGAAGTTGAAATCGATGGTGTGTTGCATGAATACAGCACCAAAGAGGGCGTGCAAGAAGACGTTATCGAGATATTGCTTAACCTTAAAGGTTTAGCCGTGTGTCTTGAAGGCAAAACCGAAGCAACACTAACTCTAGTGAAATCCGGTGCGGGCCCAGTATTAGCTGGTGATATCCAGCATGATGGCGATGTGGAAATTGTTAACCCTGAACATCTTATTTGTACTTTAACTGGCGAAGCTGATATCAGCATGCGTATTAAAGTAGAAATGGGTCGTGGTTATGTTCCTGCATCAACTCGCCGCTCTTCAGAAGAAGATGATCGTCCTATTGGTCGTTTATTGGTAGATGCTTCATATAGCCCTGTTGATCGTATTTCTTACAATGTTGAGTCTGCTCGAGTAGAGCAAAGAACTGACCTTGATAAGTTGATCATTGATATGGAAACAAATGGCACAATTGATCCGGAAGAAGCAATCCGTCGTTCAGCTACAATTTTAGCTGAACAATTAGACGCATTTGTTGAACTTCGTGATATTTCTGAGCCAGTTGAAAAAGAAGAGAAACCGGAATTTGATCCGATTTTACTTCGCCCTGTTGATGATTTAGAACTAACTGTACGTTCAGCTAACTGTTTGAAAGCCGAAGCCATACAATATATTGGTGACCTGGTACAGCGTACCGAAGTTGAGTTGTTAAAAACTCCTAACTTAGGTAAAAAATCTCTTACTGAGATTAAAGATGTACTTGCTTCTCGTGGACTGTCTCTAGGTATGCGCCTAGAAAACTGGCCACCAGAGTCAATCGCAGAAAAAGATTAA
- the rpsK gene encoding 30S ribosomal protein S11, with the protein MAKAPTKTRKRVKRQVADGMAHIHASFNNTIVTITDRQGNALSWATSGGSGFRGSRKSTPFAAQVAAERAGTAAQDYGLKNIEVFVKGPGPGRESAIRALNAAGYKITNITDVTPIPHNGCRPPKKRRV; encoded by the coding sequence ATGGCTAAAGCACCAACCAAAACGCGTAAGCGCGTAAAACGTCAAGTTGCTGATGGTATGGCTCATATCCATGCTTCTTTCAACAACACAATAGTGACTATTACTGACCGTCAAGGCAATGCTTTGTCTTGGGCAACTTCAGGTGGTTCAGGTTTCCGTGGTTCACGTAAATCTACCCCTTTTGCTGCACAGGTAGCTGCTGAGCGCGCTGGTACAGCCGCACAGGATTACGGTTTGAAAAACATTGAAGTGTTCGTTAAAGGTCCAGGTCCAGGTCGTGAATCTGCGATCCGAGCTTTGAACGCTGCAGGTTATAAAATCACTAATATTACCGATGTGACACCTATACCTCACAACGGTTGTCGTCCACCGAAAAAACGTCGCGTTTAA
- the rpmJ gene encoding 50S ribosomal protein L36: protein MKVRASVKRICRNCKVIKRNGVVRVICSSDLKHKQRQG, encoded by the coding sequence ATGAAAGTTCGTGCATCCGTCAAGCGGATTTGCCGTAACTGTAAAGTCATTAAGCGCAACGGTGTTGTGCGCGTGATCTGCAGTTCAGACCTTAAGCATAAGCAAAGGCAAGGTTAA
- the rpsD gene encoding 30S ribosomal protein S4, giving the protein MARYLGPKLKLSRREGTDLFLKSGVRAIETKCKIDNAPGQHGARRGRLSDYGIQLREKQKVRRMYGVLEKQFRNYYKEAARLKGNTGENLLQLLEQRLDNVVYRIGFASTRAEARQLVSHKAILVNGKVVNVPSFNVSADDVVSVREKAKKQARIVAALELADQREKPTWIEVDSKKMEGTFKRVPERTDLSAEINEQLIVELYSK; this is encoded by the coding sequence ATGGCAAGATATTTGGGTCCAAAACTCAAACTTAGCCGCCGCGAAGGAACAGATTTGTTCCTTAAAAGTGGCGTTCGTGCAATTGAGACGAAATGTAAAATTGATAATGCACCTGGTCAGCATGGCGCCCGTCGTGGACGTTTATCTGATTACGGTATTCAATTACGTGAAAAGCAAAAAGTACGTCGTATGTACGGTGTATTGGAAAAGCAATTCCGTAACTATTATAAAGAAGCAGCACGCTTAAAAGGCAACACAGGTGAAAACTTGTTACAGCTTTTAGAGCAGCGTTTAGACAATGTAGTATATCGTATTGGTTTTGCTAGTACACGTGCAGAAGCACGTCAACTAGTAAGCCATAAAGCCATTTTGGTAAACGGTAAAGTTGTTAACGTTCCTTCTTTCAATGTTTCTGCTGATGATGTTGTGTCTGTTCGTGAAAAAGCGAAAAAACAAGCACGTATCGTTGCTGCTCTAGAACTAGCAGATCAGCGTGAGAAACCAACTTGGATTGAAGTAGATAGCAAGAAAATGGAAGGCACATTTAAACGTGTTCCTGAAAGAACTGATTTATCTGCTGAAATTAACGAACAGTTGATTGTCGAACTTTACTCTAAGTAA